The following nucleotide sequence is from Trifolium pratense cultivar HEN17-A07 linkage group LG2, ARS_RC_1.1, whole genome shotgun sequence.
tcatttatttttatttttgccaaCTTAGTGTGATCCTAAAAATTAGACagacctattttttttaagtaatctAGTGCGGctagaattttaatttttaagataaataaattggaGTAACATAGTTGAAGTAAAAAATAGAGTGGAAGAATCAGAGTTTAAACTTGAATCTGTAAGTAGTAAGTAAGTACAGCATCTCTATCAAGAGAATTATATTTAACTGACTTAAATatacctatttttttatttggcttTCACCAATCACCATCAGTTCAATCTTGTTCGGACGTCAACAGTCATCCCCTCTTGATTGCATTTACCGACTATAAGTTCAGCTTCAATCACCTCTACGGCCATATTTTTATGGACACACCGCATGACTTTGAGTTCATTGGTTGATCTCTTAATCGACGATGGCATTAAATGCTGAGCTGTGAGTCATTACTACACTATGGATATGGCTTCCGTCTCCCTCACCTTCTCTTCCTCCATCGTCCCCTCACCAATTCCACAACACAAATGCAACAAAACCCACCACAAATTTCCAATTTTTCGTGTTATCCGCTGCGCAGTTTCACCTCCACCCTCAAAAGCCGCTTCTAATTCTTCTTCAGTTGTCAAAAAGAAACACTGGAAACAAGGTGAGTTTCCTGGTTTTTCTGAAACACCAGGTACGAGGAGGAAACCCATtaaaaatatcaagaaaaagTTGGACAGAAAGAATGATGCTAAGGCTTGGGTTAGCACTGTTACCGAAGCTTTATCTGAACGCATTGATAAGAAGCAGTGGCTTCAAGCTCTTGAGGTACTATCTTTGCTGTCAAATTCCTTACTTTATTATGTCTTGCTGTTCAAAATTTAGGATTATACTTTTATTCTATACACTGTTTATGTTGTTGAATTATATCAATCAGTACATAGTTTGTGTATTTGTTAAGATTTCTAGATAGTTCCATATTGTAGTTTGTGTTGAGAGTACCATGGTAGATTAGATATGACCTGAAAAAGTGTGAGACATCATCTCACCTGACAGCCGTTTTTGTAGGGTTGACTGTTGAGTTAGAGTCaactcaaattttaagatggtatctgAGTTTATCCGAGATTTGTTGGGCTACTCACTATCGGGCAATTCAAATCATGTTGTAGATATCTAGTCCTGGGCATGATGGGAGTGTGTTGGAAGTCTCACATTGAATGAAATATGGTTTGATAAAatgtttataagtgggagaCATCTCTCACTttataagccggttttgtagggtggAATTGGACTCAGGCGAAAATTGAGAGTTTGGGTATGATATTAGTTTGTTaaattctaattttcttttacttATTCATATGGGCAGGTATTTGACATGCTCAGAGAACAATCCTTTTACCAACCCAAAGAAGGGACTTACATGAAACTCATTGTGCTACTAGGAAAATCTGGTCAACCCCACCGTGCCCGTCAGCTTTTTACCACAATGATTGAAGAGGGTTGTGACCCTACTCCTGAATTATACACGGCTTTGCTCGGTGCATATTGCAGGAGCAACATGATTGATGAGGCGCTATCTATTCTTAACAAGATGAAGAACCATCCTCTTTGTCAGCCTGATGTTTTCACTTACAGTACATTGATAAAAGTCTGCGTAGATGCTTGCAAATTTGAATTGGTTGACTTGCTGTATGAGGAAATGGCTCAAAGAGCCATCATGCCTAACACTGTCACACAGAACATTGTTTTGAATGGTTATGGCAAGGCTGGGATGTTTGATGAGATGGAGAAAGTTCTGTCAAGTATGCTGCAGAGCACTGATTGCAGGCCTGATGTTTGGACAATGAACACAATCATTAGTGTCTTTGGTAATATGGGTCAGATTGATATGATGGAGAAGTGGTATGAAAAGTTCCGTAATTTTGGGATAGAACCAGAAACACGCACTTTTAATATCTTGATTGGTTCCTATGGAATGAAAAGAATGTATGACAAAATGTCATCTGTTATGGAGTATATGCGGAAGTTGCAATTTCCATGGACCACCTCTACTTATAACAATGTGATCGAAGCATTTGCATATGCAGGTGATGCTAAAAACATGGAGTATACATTTAATCAGATGCGTTCCGAGGGTATGCGAGCAGATACCAAGACATTCTGCTGCCTTATCAACGGTTTTGCAAATGCAGGCCTCTTCCATAAAGTGATTAGCAGTGTTACCTTGGCTGCGAAGCTCGAGATACCCGAGAACACTGCCTTTTATAATTCAGTTTTATCTGCATGTGCAAAAGCAGAAGATTTGATGGAAATGGAGAGAGTTTTCAAGCGTATGAAAGATAGCCAAGCTCAACCAGATGATACAACATACTCAATCATGGTTGAGGCATATAGAAAGGAGGGTATGAATGACAAGATATATTATTTGGAGCAGGAGAAGCAGACGATGATAACTGATGATAAGATAGTGAGCCAGCCTGAGAATGCAATCGTTAGCTGATTTGTGGTTTATAGTCCAGACTCCTAATACATCTGTATTCTCCATCTCCTCCATTTGTCTTGAGAAGCTGTTTAACTTTGTTGGCGTGGACGGAGTGATTAGTTGCTGAGTTGCATGCCAGCTTCATTTTTCATGATGAATGACAACTCCTGCCTAACTTCTACCGTTTGATGTAaagttaaatttaatttttggcaTCCGTTTCACTTACAGAAAAGAAATCTAAACATCTGCATTTTGTAGTGCACTGAGTTCATGAGCTGAAGCTGATAACTGCCTTTACTTAGTGTCGTTTGTCAAATTCGAGCTCATGTTTACATTTACCCCATCTCATCTTGTTCGAAGGAAGCTATTTGGCAGGTTAAAAGTATTGGCAGGGGTCCATATGATAATCTATGTAATTGTAAGATATCTGGATGAAGGTGATGTATTATACACAAGGAAGCAGAAACACTTCAAAATAAAAGCCATCCACATGCTGCACAGTTCGAGTTTACTCTTAAAATCTGAAGTGTATTGACTATTGACTGAACATGTGTTAatttctttatgttttatctTCATGTTGTGTGCCTGTATGTCATATTGTGTTCATCGTTTCTGTATGTCCTGTCATATTGTACGTGACAGTTTTGCACTTCAATTTCCAAAATCATATCGAGGTTCAACCAGTTTTTGGCTAGAGTGCTTATCGAATTCTAGAAGAGGGGTGCCATGGAAaccataaattttcattttctacttgAATTGAATCTGATAGTTCAAGTGGATCTTCTAGCTTTATCCACCTTTTGCTGTAACTGTTGGTTATGTTCAGTTGGAAAAGGACTAATCTCAAACGCGCAATTCACCATAAATCACATGTGACGCGGGTTTATGCTAAAGTTGTCCTTTTCTAAGCTTAAGAGATATAAGTTTTCAAATACATTCTAAATGCATGTTTAATATTACGTTGCATTTGTCAAAATCACGATGAGTTACTATCATCATATGgtaaaattataatatgaaaCACTCAGTAAGAAACTTGTATATCTAATAGTAATTATAATTGTTTCAATGTTTATCatataatcataaaaaatgTCTCAATGTGTGTAGATCTAATAAAGCTAAACAAATATTAACGGTTATTTCTATTCCAAAAACTACAATAAAATGATTCATAATAAATCAAAAACCAACTAAAACAAGaaacaatttcaaaacaaaacccaaaatacataataaaataacacAATCTACATCAtttactaccaaaaaaaaaaacaaaaatgtatgTTATATATAAACAATTGAAAGAGAGACTTTGCTCAATGATGTAGCCTTGTATTCCTATATTTCTTCTATACATGAAAAATGTAACCACCATACTGCAAAAGAAGCAATCTGTAACATCTGTTTCTATCTTTTTTGGTAATTTATTTTCCCTATGCAATAGGCAAAGAGAGATGCATAAATAATTGGATAAGCAATAAGCACCACAGCCACAACACTTAATCTGTCATGCCTGAACCCATAGTAATCCTCTAGAAAGGAACCGACTGATTTTTTGTCTCCGAATATGAGTATTTCCTTCTCCATGTCTCCATATTGTGAAGTTAGGAGACCCTTCAAAGACCAAGCTGTAGGGCAAATCCAGTAGCACCAAACCCACCATTTAGGAATTTTCTGCACATAATAAACATagttacaaaattaataaaattttcgcCACCTAGAACCACACACGCACGTTATTCATGATGCAGCTATGATTCTGTCAGATCATAATCAAGCCACAACTTCAGGTCCTTGTGATGTTATAAAGACGAAATTATGAAAAAGATTTTTGTGGAGATCAAGGAGACTTACAGGTCCTGGCATGAGGAATCCAGAAAAGAGATTGAATATGGTGTAGACCGCAGTTGACAATACAGAAGCTAGATCCAGATTTAAGCTTAATGACATTATCAGCATTCC
It contains:
- the LOC123907209 gene encoding pentatricopeptide repeat-containing protein At3g06430, chloroplastic, with the translated sequence MDMASVSLTFSSSIVPSPIPQHKCNKTHHKFPIFRVIRCAVSPPPSKAASNSSSVVKKKHWKQGEFPGFSETPGTRRKPIKNIKKKLDRKNDAKAWVSTVTEALSERIDKKQWLQALEVFDMLREQSFYQPKEGTYMKLIVLLGKSGQPHRARQLFTTMIEEGCDPTPELYTALLGAYCRSNMIDEALSILNKMKNHPLCQPDVFTYSTLIKVCVDACKFELVDLLYEEMAQRAIMPNTVTQNIVLNGYGKAGMFDEMEKVLSSMLQSTDCRPDVWTMNTIISVFGNMGQIDMMEKWYEKFRNFGIEPETRTFNILIGSYGMKRMYDKMSSVMEYMRKLQFPWTTSTYNNVIEAFAYAGDAKNMEYTFNQMRSEGMRADTKTFCCLINGFANAGLFHKVISSVTLAAKLEIPENTAFYNSVLSACAKAEDLMEMERVFKRMKDSQAQPDDTTYSIMVEAYRKEGMNDKIYYLEQEKQTMITDDKIVSQPENAIVS